One genomic segment of Penaeus chinensis breed Huanghai No. 1 chromosome 13, ASM1920278v2, whole genome shotgun sequence includes these proteins:
- the LOC125031617 gene encoding cuticle protein AMP1B-like: protein MIISYSVADAPKRPGYIYNVLAASRPTQSFKHSSTMKLTLLVCLAGVVAASALPQVQDRHPEYTAETLVDEREDQGDGNFRYRFETSNGINAQKVGTPGSEGQSNMQGSFSFPLTDGGVAEFTYVADENGYQPSSDLLPVPPPLPPHVHRLLEIAEEQRAQGITFE, encoded by the exons ATGATTATTTCCTATTCAGTGGCCGATGCGCCTAAGAGGCCCGGGTATATATACAACGTGCTGGCCGCCTCTCGGCCAACACAGTCTTTCAAGCATTCAAGCACGATGAAGCTG ACCCTCCTCGTCTGCCTGGCTGGTGTCGTGGCCGCCTCGGCGCTACCCCAGGTGCAGGACCGGCACCCCGAGTACACCGCCGAGACCCTGGTGGACGAGCGCGAGGACCAAGGCGACGGCAACTTCAGGTACCGCTTCGAGACCAGCAACGGCATCAACGCCCAGAAGGTTGGCACCCCTGGATCCGAGGGCCAGAGCAACATGCAAGGAAGCTTCAG CTTCCCCTTGACCGATGGAGGAGTCGCTGAGTTCACTTACGTCGCTGACGAGAACGGTTACCAGCCCTCCTCCGACCTCCTgcccgtcccccctcctctcccccctcacgtCCACAGACTTCTTGAGATCGCGGAAGAGCAAAGGGCCCAGGGAATCACGTTCGAATAA